From Brachyspira pilosicoli, a single genomic window includes:
- a CDS encoding RNA polymerase sigma factor translates to MMTKEKELLKDYELIEAHKNGDNEALDILLTRYKNYIFNISYRFMHNYEDAMDLTQDVLIRVYKAIGRYEERNYFKGWLYRIISNTAINMYSKAYRRESPYLEKLEVVDDKRYNTEKEYERVYLQEKIYTASSKLKGKQRDVFILRYYENYSYKEIADILNISSDSAKSNYSYALKKMKTLLEKERTLL, encoded by the coding sequence ATGATGACAAAAGAAAAAGAATTATTAAAAGATTATGAATTAATAGAAGCCCACAAAAACGGCGATAATGAAGCTTTGGATATTTTACTTACTAGGTATAAAAATTATATCTTTAATATATCCTATCGTTTTATGCATAACTATGAAGATGCTATGGATTTAACTCAAGATGTTTTAATACGCGTTTATAAAGCTATAGGAAGATATGAAGAGAGAAACTATTTTAAAGGTTGGTTATATAGAATAATTAGCAACACTGCTATTAATATGTATTCTAAAGCTTATAGGCGTGAGTCTCCTTATCTTGAAAAATTAGAGGTTGTGGACGATAAGAGGTATAATACCGAAAAAGAATATGAAAGAGTATATTTGCAAGAGAAAATATACACAGCTTCTAGCAAATTGAAAGGAAAGCAAAGAGATGTATTTATTTTGAGATATTATGAAAATTATTCTTATAAAGAGATAGCTGATATTTTAAATATATCTAGTGATTCTGCTAAGAGTAATTATTCTTATGCTCTCAAAAAAATGAAAACTTTGTTAGAAAAAGAAAGGACTCTTTTATGA